From the genome of Medicago truncatula cultivar Jemalong A17 chromosome 2, MtrunA17r5.0-ANR, whole genome shotgun sequence:
TCATTTAGGTTGGTCTGGCAGTGTTGACTTGAACCGTGGAGTATGCTCCTCTTAAGATCTTATGTTCGATTATCTCTGATGACAATTTTGATGGACTAATTTAGcttcgtaaaaaaaataatactaataataaagtTATAGGAAAAccgtctagaagtcctagctcaactggcaaatgccgaaattgcaaggccggacgttgtgacccgggttcgaacccgggacctcacagttgtgtgtgaatttattttcagtggattaccacttcatctaagaccaaaaaaaaaaaacaaaaaaaagttataggaAAACCTAGATAATTGCAATGTATTCACGTGCATTCAAACTTTTGAGTACATTAAGAGCACATTTGATGGTCGAGATAGGAAAAAAGACataatagaaaataatgttataTAGAGATAAGTTATGATATAAAGAAGATGGACATTTATCCTATTATATGTTTGATGTGTGCATGATTACAAACAGGAAAATGATGTGATATGATATACatcataattaaatgaaaaaattgcatttgaaatCAATTACactttttaacatattttaatattatacatAAACAGCAACATCACTGCacagagaaaaatatataatcaatctcaaaaagaaaagaaaaaaagaggaataaataaataaataaataaatctagcAAGAAGAAGATAATATATTGAAatcgacaaaaaaataaaaaacaattttttttttatttttaaaactggTGAGAGCAAGAAGCTAACTCacccaaaatatatattaaacaagaTTGATACACAAAAAAGAGTAGTGGGATCAAGCCAAAACCTTCTGAAGCTAAAGAGTAGTGGTAATCCTAGTCTATTATGCACATAAGCAGATCTTGCTTCAACAGGAATTGTATCAAACAGGAATTTTATGCTTGACCAGATAGATGAAAAAAATGTGATGATTTATTGCTTTTCCAGTTCTAATCTAATAACTCTAGTATTGAGAAGAGAAGACCAACTTTCATGAGAGTAAAGCATATCCCAATTCCCAACATGGTTCATGTTTAtacattataattttaaaattcggCTCGATCATCGACTCGGCAGGAGTACTGGGTTAACGGTCGAACCACTGAGTTAATGGTTGAACTGCATGACTGAATCAAATTAAACCGAATAACTCGGTTAGATGACCCAATCttaagattaaatttttataggTATTGAACCAGATTAGATTGGATTGAATCGATGACTCGGACacttgaaaactaaaaaaaggTCATCTAATATGTATATTAATATATGTTATagctatatattttttattaaaagtatatattttgttaacaggaaatagattttattttggataTCCATTaatgttaatataatttgtagtttttctaaaaaaaatatgatatgtatATTTTCTTAGGGGATAgatgataatattattattttattttttgaaggaattattattattattattattattgtgtaaatattatatttgaaaaatgatgtgctcgttttggaagaaaaaaaaaaactatgtgcTCTTTGtatagaaaaaaatgaagatgcaATATGTTTACTAAAAAGTAGTTACTAATGAACACAAAAAAAGTAGTTGTTGTAGTGGTTAATGTTCAAGTGAATAATTTTAATGCGTTCAGTTTGATTAGTATTAAGTGCATAAATGAATAATCTTATCAATTATGAGGTTTAAGTTAAAAgccaaaggaaaaaaaaaacaagaacggTCCGACCAACTACTCGACCAAGTCGCCGGTTTGATCGGTTCTCACCTAGCTAATTACACAGCCGATTCAAAGGTGACCGGCCTACTTATATGAACAATTACACAAGCCTTTTAAACTTTAACTTATATGAACAATTTGTTTTCCCAGTCATTATAACTAATTTACAATTCCTTTATTGAtgtatttataatgtttttttttgtgatatatAATGAATTTTATTCTTTATCACCATGAAAATGTCCCCGTAGATGAATGTGGTTTTTAATAAGTTTATTAAACTCACCATCACATATAAATGTTGCATTTATATTCTAACTaaatgttccttaaaaaaaagtaaaagattgAACTCAAGTGATTAATGAATTTCAACAAATGCTGAATGATCAGAGATATCAGAGTTCAGACCTTGACTAAAACAATCTTTATATAGATTTAACTTTTCACTCAATTGACCTCACAAAGTAAGAACCCATTTTCCTTGAGAGTTAGAGAgtttaaactaaaaataaaatacacacacttTTGCACAAATAGAACAATATGTCATGAAGTTGGGTACCCAAGAGGCCAGAATTTTCCCCAAAACAATAGATAGATAAATCTATTGAGATTTCAAAAAGCAGAAAATTTAAGTTGTCATAAATAAGGAAAATCAAGTTACTTGTTGATGAAAATACTCCCTCCTTCTCTAAATTATAATAGTTTAAGGtttgtgcacgattattaagaaaatgattaattgtgttgatttcaatggtaaaattgtTAAGAAACATGACATCCatgaaaatagagagaaaagcTTAGAAATATTGTATTGATGATAGTTGAAAATGATACAAGAATGAAAAAGATAGGTACAGATGAGTCAACCTTGTGACTTATATAGTAACTGAACTAGTATCCTAACTAACTATATCATTattcttaataaaaattaatatcatttactaaaatactcttattaattatagttagtggATTAGTTAAGttgaatgaaaataattaaataagggtataataatgaaaaaaaatatgttacatgagtattgtaaagtgacaattattttgagaagaaaaaaaaaatgctaaggAGACAATTCTTGTGAGACGGATCGAGTAAATTTGAGAGCCTTGAAATTGAAGCTTCACATAACATAAATGAATTACACGTGTCACTTTATTGAGTTTAAGACTAAACTACCAGAATTCTACTACATGATACAAACATTCTCAACCACCTTATTagattattaaatttttaacaatcTATACTCTATCTCACCAAATTTCTCAATTCTGGTAGATTGGAAATACAATTATGAATCAACAGTCACTACAAACTAGACATGATTAAACTTGAAGACAAAGCAGTGACATAAGAATTGATAACTAAGCAGAAGCAGTGATGCACTGGATTGCCTGTTTGCATATGCCAGTCATTGTTGCTTCAGGTCCATATACCTGAAAAGAGagaattaatcaatttttttgtgaATAAACAATAATTAGTTTCTTAAAACAATCAAGTAAGACATGTTATATAACCAACCTCAATTGGAATGCCAATTTCCTCCCCAAGTGCTCTCATTTTTGCTAGACCTCTTTGGTAGTTGGGACCTCCTCTCCTCACATAAATGTGCATGTTTGCTTCTTTTAGCTTTTGTTCCTGGTTAGTAATACATCAACAATCAATTAAGggcttgtcaaaatcaatttttttataatcaatcaCAAACGGGAACTAGGCTTAAGTAAAACAAGAAAGTTATCATGAGGTAGTATGTTATAAGGCTTACCTTCTCCTTCAGAGCCCTAATTATGCCACTGAATGTAGCAGCAACATCGGTGAAGTTAGCTATTCCCCCTCCGATCACAAGGGCTCGCTTTTGGCCATCAGGATTAGCAGTTGCGCACTGCAAAGAGATTATCATGGAGATACATAATGACATTAATATCTTGTTTCAAATTAGCATGCATTTGATAATACTAtagtatacaaaaaaaaaaaaaaagagatgcgAATTATTTACATCAATTACAACTCTTGCATACTGCAAAACCTCGCCTTCCTTGGGTGCACCGCTGTATTCTGCATAATTTCCAAGTTCAGGAGCATAACCAAGATCTCCTACCTGTTATAATAATTTGTATAAAAGAAGTCAGTTGCTTAATGTTGCAAGAACATAGAGTTTATGAATgaatttagattttaaaaaaatagaaacacgCACCGTATCAGCATAGATTACACTCGCACCTCCTCCAGCTACCATAGTCCAAATTCGTCCCACTGGGTTTAACACCGTGAATTTCAAAGATGCGCTTGTCTGGAAGAAGGAaacattcaaacaaaatatcctaagattttcataataaaattttatagaacCATGATAAGTCTAGTAGTAATAATATTGTTGCTTATTCATAAGATATTAGTACAAGGAAACACTATATATCTACTGAATAAGAATCAAATTGCTTAAGATTAGTAACTTTGGTAGAAAGTTTTAAatgaattgaatatgattgttGGTAAATGTGTGAAGTATATTTGTTCACCTTTTCGTCTAATCCATGAATGAAAGATTCGGTAGGACTCATAACCCTTCCAAATGGTAAAGGAAATTCAATGTTTCCCCAtctgaaaataaaaagaacatcCATACTCATTAATAATGAAATATCATTCAGTTGATTAATTATAAGTGGTTAACTAAAGATATGATACTCATCCTTCAAATAAGAATTAATATTCTCGGCAGGGGAAAAAACTCACTTCTTGAAGTTCTTGAAAGTAGCTGTGTCATCTAGCTCTCCTCTCATATCCAAAGGATAAGGCTTTCCATCGACAAGAGCGAAAGGATTCATCTCTAAGAATGTGAAATCCAGAtctaaaatgatagggaaaaagaaaacaaaataaggaAAAATTTCATGAAACTTTCAATAAAATTGTATTCACAGGCACATTCATGTTCTGTAAATGGATAGTTCACACTATACCttgaaatatattgaaaatcacCTTGAGAAAATCTTCAAGTTCTCCCTTGATCTAAAAGCATGAAGgaaaaactaataaataattgaaacaaCTTGTCCACAAACATAAACTAATTAGTTGATCCTTATTGATCAACTAATTAGTTACACATGTGATCAGAGGTGTGGCTGGTGTCCAACACCAACACATGTAGTTAcactcaattattttatttgctcAAATTTTGATCGGTGTGGCGGTCTCAGTTTCATGTTTGTGTCATAACCAACACAGAAAGCTGGAACACATTTTTTGTAAAACAAAGGCACCATAGTTGACATGTTCACAGAATAACAAATTAGCAAAGTGAATATACCTCTAAGGGGAGGGTAGCAATAAGTGGAGAAATATTCTCTGCTGTAAGAGATTCCCCTGTTGGAATAAATACGGTCTTAACCTGAAATATGAACAAACCACTTTGTAGCTTATATTGagttataaagaaataaatgagcAGGATTTACTTTTGAGAATTGAAGTTTTAGgtaacaaagaaaatataattcattttggtACCTTATCCCAGTTCTCTTCAATATCAATTCCTCCACATTCAGAAAAGCTTATACTGTTCCCTAGTCTATCTGAGACAATGTTAAGGTAGAACTCTTCATTATGTGGGATGAAAGGCTCAACAATGAAGGTCGTAATAGGTCCTTTGCATCCACCCATCTCAACCTATATTTTAAAGAAAGATATGAACAAACACTTAAAGGATGAACATAAAGcactaacaaaaattgatcaacaaaaatgggaaaaaaacAGTTCTAAGGTTTGGAGGACAGAGGAGAAAAATCACCTCTTTTCCTAGACGTTCTTTTACAAAAGCTGCAACTCCAGCCAAATCCAGATTCAAGGCAACCAAACCACTTTTACCACGTTTTCCAAATAGCATGTCGGGTTTCACAACCAATTTGGAAGATGAAAGCCATGGTTCCTTCTCTACTAGCTCATTGATATCGGTTGATTCGGTAACCTGAAGAATAAATCAAGAACATACAACAACTTTAGATCATTTCAAGATTCAACCTTTTCAATTTGAAAAGTTGCAACTTCTCACAAACCACTGTTGcatacatcatcatataacagtacagatcaaaatacaaaattagttGTCATATTTAATATAGActatgtgtgtttggttctacCGTGACATAAATTGATTATGActgaattgattttagttaaaagcGAGTTTACAATAAAATGATTTACAATTGGATATGTTGATGTGAGTGAGTTGAAAAATAGATTTGAGTGTAAAATTTATGTTTGCGGAAAAGCTACAAATCCTAGTTTCTagctagaatcaattctaatcGAGAACCAGAAAcatacaaaaatcaattttaagtcTTCAAAATCACTTTTGACTATCCaaaaagtgaaaccaaacatgCACATATTTGAATCACTTTTGACTATCGTTTGAAGCACAAACCTGTATACATTATTTTGGTTACTGTGAGCATCCTTTATCTGAAAGTAAGACTAATATCCCTAGGTACAGAGATCCAATTAAGGGACTCTCGATGTTTTTCGACACTCACTAGTCAAGGATCAAACTCTAGTCCCCATGCTCAAATTGGTAATTGATAACTTGTATACATTGCACATCATAAGATGGTAACAAAAATAATCACATCATGTATTTTATCTTATAAGGTACAAACATCAATGTGAATGAGTAATCAAACCCAACAAAACTTAAGCTAAAGAATGAAATTCAGAGCTAAACCATAAAAAACAAGAACTATAAAAGAGTACTTACTTGTGCAGACTTAATAGGCAAGTCCTGTCCAGATATTCTCTTAAAATGCTCCTTCAACAACCTCTTAGAATCATACTCTCTGATCTTCTTACGTGCCATTGGTTCTTCttaaattttcaatacaaattatttcccttcatcacaaaaaaagataaaccCAGATCAAATCAGCTTAAAGAGTCATCAAATCTccaatcaaaaacaaattttgtaaaaactcaaaaaaatgaTCACAAttatacatgaaaatgagtatGAACAATGAAGCAcattgagagagagaaagagcagCTACCGTTAGAGAGAGGTAGATCCAATGGTGAATGAGAAGGTGTGATATTGGTTGGTGGGtctatgaaatgaaatatgtaTTTATAGAGTTAGGAGAAAGAACATGTTACAATGAAACTGAAAAAAAGGATATGTTAGGTATTAtgataatgttttgtttttttattgacagCTATTATAATAAATACTTTTGATGTCGCACGAGGTGCGCGCGAGATGCATAAACTTGACAAGATTTAGATGTACAAACTTGAACAATGATTTAGATAATGGTTGGTgtttccacaaaaaaaaatgtggtttgTTGAGCCTACTTACCACTTTGGATTTTCAATCTATCTTCCATTCATCctatttgaatgtttttcttttattattgatACAAAGATTTTACTGTCATTTAAGGGTGATTAATCTAAGTTGAAGAAGTTTTAAGGCATATATATAAAGTGGATTGTTCACTTTcgattgaaatttttaaatgtttaagtgtaattcataaaaatttataaagggATTTTAATGTTTCTTTAAGAGTATTGTTAGAAAGTAAAATGTGTTTGTTgttataaaaaacttttttaaaatatttttttttggagaaatgattggatttttttttaaagtttggaGTTTGTAACATTTGAGTTGTTTAAGTTAATTCGTTCCCAGctaaattttttaagtttgtaaatgtTTGCATCATTGCTCTTTTATTCACCTTTACTAATCTTTAACTTTGTTGTTACTATATCTTTGGGAATCATTCACGTTTGAATGTTCCCCTCTGACTACTTGTGCATCGTTTGTGTGGGAAAATGATGAAATGGCGGCAATTGGAGAGCTCGAGATCAACGAGACGCATTGATTGACATGTTGCCTTCACAATAGatggtttagtttttttttcttttataaagtGAATCATGTCATCCAACTTCGaaaatttgtttctttcttttcttttctcttcggATTGAACAAAGTTAAAATCTCCGGAAACACACCCATGTTACACCATTCAAGAGTTAAAGTCTACACGTAGAAACAATGTCACGACACTTCactcattattttttgttttttttgtttcatattaACAAGTGTCATTTAGACAAATTGCGCGTTTTCACTTTAATAtatgtttgacttgtattttcaaaaagatttttttattttttttgtaagtttCCTTAAATATAcaacacttgttagcataatCTTAAATATAAATGGAGTATACAATTTGGAGAGAtatagatacaaaaaaaaaagataataaatgcTTTCAATAAAACGAGTCCCGccataattaattattgtatactcttttagaaaaaattgtgTCTATatcttttcaaattaaaaaaatggagagAATCGTAAATAGAGAAAATCTCAACTCGATTTATATGACTTTCTCTTCTCTAACTGGGAGGGAGGAGAATCTCTTTCTAGACCATCAAAAATTGATCTTTCATTCCTCTTTATTTAGCAACGAAACCAATTAACGAGTATGAAAATTGTGCTTCAATCTCTTTAGCTTTCTTTCCTCTTAAAATTAGTTGGTCCATACaatgtgttaatttttttcttttcaaaagtggATCCATACTATTTTTATaagaacataatttttttttgttatgaagtACTTTAATGGTTGGAGTTTCATCCCTTAAAATGAATAATAGGAGAATCTCATGGTTAAACCTTGACCTTACATATTGCAATGCTCTTACCAACTGAATTATACTCACTATAGAACTGTTAAAATGGGCTAGCCTGCCAACACAAATAAAGcacaagaaaaatgattttatccCAACAAAAATAACACTCCCTCCCAACTGAATGGAAGTGTGTTGGACTAAA
Proteins encoded in this window:
- the LOC11425415 gene encoding ATP-citrate synthase alpha chain protein 2 codes for the protein MARKKIREYDSKRLLKEHFKRISGQDLPIKSAQVTESTDINELVEKEPWLSSSKLVVKPDMLFGKRGKSGLVALNLDLAGVAAFVKERLGKEVEMGGCKGPITTFIVEPFIPHNEEFYLNIVSDRLGNSISFSECGGIDIEENWDKVKTVFIPTGESLTAENISPLIATLPLEIKGELEDFLKVIFNIFQDLDFTFLEMNPFALVDGKPYPLDMRGELDDTATFKNFKKWGNIEFPLPFGRVMSPTESFIHGLDEKTSASLKFTVLNPVGRIWTMVAGGGASVIYADTVGDLGYAPELGNYAEYSGAPKEGEVLQYARVVIDCATANPDGQKRALVIGGGIANFTDVAATFSGIIRALKEKEQKLKEANMHIYVRRGGPNYQRGLAKMRALGEEIGIPIEVYGPEATMTGICKQAIQCITASA